The DNA sequence TAACTAGAGCTCCCCATTACATTCATCGTCATAATTGGCCCTACTAAACCACTCGTCCCCATCCCTGCACCAGCTGCATTATTTTCTAATTGGAAAAGAACAGTAGCAAATGGTCCTAATATAGCTGCTGTCACTGTTGGTGGAATTAATATTAGCGGATTTTTAACAATATTACCAATTTGAAGCATTGATGTTCCAATTCCTAATGATATTAGACCTGCCCATTTATTTTCGCGATAGCTAGCCACAGCAAAGCCCACCATTTGTGCTGCACAACCAACCGCAGCTGCCCCCGCAGCTATTCCGTGTAGGTCCAGCATAACTGCTATTGCTGCACTTGAGATCGGAGCAGTTAATGCAAGCCCCATAAACACGGCGATTAAAATTCCCATTAAAAAAGGCTGAAGTTCTGTTGACCATTCAATAAATGACCCAAATTGCACTAACGCATTAGCTATAGTTGGTCCAATAAACATCGCAGGGATAAACCCCGCAATGATAGTCACTAATGGTGTTACGATAATATCTACCTTTGTTTCCTGGGATACGAGCTTCCCTACTTCAGTAGAAATTAATGCACATATGAAAGCCCCTGCTGGACCTCCTAAAGCTGCACCAGCAGCCCCTGTAATGACAGATGAAAACAAAACAAGTCTAGGTGCTTTTAAACCAAATGCAATGGCAACCCCGATTGCGGGTCCCATTAGCGACATAGCAAGATCGCCTGCCTCCATTAACCATCCAACTCTAGGTGCTAGCCAATCAATTCTAGCGAGCTCTCCTCCCGCTGTTTTCATTATAAGACCAATAATTAAAGAAGAAAATAATCCTAAGGCCATAAAGCTTAATGCATCTATCACGTATGTCTTAAAGGAAATATGTACACCTTTCTTACTTAAAAAATCTTTCAAATTCATCACATCCAATACAAAATATCTATAAATACTGTATCACTATTATACAATTATTATCCATATGCAATGATAATATTGCTTCTAGTATTCCAATCAGCTATTAGTAAACATATTCTACTAAAAAATATGCTATGTTGAGGACTGAAAAAGTGAAAGAACACGAGGGCACTAAAAAAGTACTTATTCGGAGGCCACTGAACAAGTGAAAAACTTGCTATTTTGTTGCATTAATATTCAATATACCTAATTGTAGAAAAAAAGTTGATGAGACCGGAGCAAGCGAGACTCCTGCGGGAAGCAAAGGCAGAGGTGAGACTACGTAGATGCAAAGCATCAAGGAGGCTCACCAGCCGCCCGCGGAAAGCGAGTTTGCACAGGTCTCATCAATGTCTATATTCAAACAACTTTATATTTATTAGTCTACCCTATAAAATTCAGGTCTTTTTCAGTGGCCTCCTTATTCTATCATTATCAGTTAATAATATAAATTACTCTGTATATAGTGAATGGATGATCCCTGCGCAAGTTCGCTTTCCCTTGTGATTTTAAGCTAATGTTACCCCCGCAAGCTGCTCGCACCTCATGAAAATCAACACTAAACGATAACAGAGCCAAAAATAAAAGGATGCTTCTATTTATAGAAACATCCTTTCTACTATTTTTCTTCTATTGATCGTACAATATCGAACATCATTTCTGATATATTATTCATATCCGATAGAGAAGATAGCGTTGTTATTTTGTAACCGTTATAGCCGACTATCACACTATACATATCCTCTTCTAGTTCTGTTACAACTAAATATGCTAGATTTCCTTCCGTCGTTTCGCCACTTTCGAAAATAAAAGGGTCATCCTCAATTAATAACGTTTCTAGTATGCCCTCTTTTGTTTTATTTTCCACTATATCATTTAAGAATAGTAATAAAATATGATTACTTCTTTCAAGTAAAACATTAAATTCATCAATTTCTTCCACAGTAGTATAACTTGGAATATATAATGAAATGTCATCAAGCTCATGTGTAGCCGATTTTGCTTCTTGCTCTAACTTACTTGCAAACGAATTTGAAGCAAATTGTTGAGCATCCTCTTTTGAAATACTACATCCACTTACAATTAAAACTAGCATAATCACAAGTAAACTACTTTTCACTAACCATTTTAGATCCATAACAACAAAATACCTCCTATTGGGATTTTCCATCTAGGTCTTATATCATCATATACATTTAATAGACTAAAAAACAAGCATAAATCGATATATTTCTTATATTTTTCTTATTATTTTTATTTCTAATTTATTTTAGATAAAATAATAATAACGATAAATAGGAGGGATCATTCATGAACCTAGTAGTATATTTAGCTGGACAAATACACGATAACTGGCGTGAGGAATTTAAAGAAAAAGCAAAGCAGATGCAGCTTCCATTGACTTTTGTTGCTCCTATGGAAAATCACGAGCGTTCTGATAATATAGGTGAGGAGATTTTAGGAACACAGCCCAATAGTTATTATAAAGATGAAGCTGCTTCAAAAATAAATAACTTAAGAACACACGTCTTACTTGAAAAATCAGATGTCGTTATTGCTTTATTTGGCGAGAAATATAAACAATGGAATAGCGCTATGGATGCTGCTACTGCAATAGCTAAAAATAAGCCATTAATTTTAATTAGACCGGAGACACTACATCATCCATTAAAGGAAATCTCGGAAAAGGCACAAGTGACTGTTGAAACTGTTGATCAAGCCTTAAAAGCTTTATCATATATTTTCGAAAGTGAGTAATGTGTTTGTATGAAAAACGACATAACAGCTTCGTGAACTGTTAAGTCGTTTTTCTTTAAAGCAGTGGAATTTCGCCGTATCTCTTAAAGTACTAGTGACTGCTCTTCTCGCCAGTATGCACGGTGAAAAATTCCACTGCAAAGAATTACTTACGGTTATTACGTCTGTAGTCGGTACTTAGCGAATGTATCTATTACCAAGACTCTTTTTTACTAAACGGAAAACCTCATTAACATCCTTCCCCACCTAAGTTCCTAACGCCCAATACCGATAAAATAAAATCTCTATACATCTGATCGTTTATTTGTAAATTTCCATTGACCATAGAGCAACCTAACAACATGTTCAAACATAGACACCCTTGTTACCTCGCCATCTGTCAAAATTCCGATTGTTCCTTCTTTTTTCTTAACACCGGAGCGGTTACTCCATTCATCAATCGCATCTCCTAATTCCATCCCATCTCTTACCTTGTCTGCAATGGTTTTAGGGATTACAATTCGTGCACCACCTGCAACGTATACTTCACCACTGGAACATGCTAGCGCCCCCCAGTTGCAAAGCATCATTGTCCCTTTGTCCTCGACAACACCACCTTCTAAGCCTAGTCCAAAAGAAGCTTTCTCACTGTCGAGTAAATACTTCGCTCTATTAACTGCTCCTTCTTTCGTTTCTAAATCTGAAAATGGCTGGGAAGATACATCACTCGGCACATCTAACGTAATAAGCTTTGTATGAGTAGAAAAAACCTTTTTCACCGCTTCAATTTTAGCTGGATTTTTCGTACCAACATATAGCTCATCTATCATTTCATCACCTCAAACATAAATAAATTCGTCTCCAATGAAATAAGAACAGTATGTATGAATAAAAAAAGGGTGCCTGACATGAAGACTTCTCCTATCATCAGACACCATTTTATTTAATAATTACACATTTTGACGAATCGCTTCTACAGTCGCCTTATCAGTTGTTCTAGCTAGCGTCGTAATTAACTGCTTTGCCGCCTCATAATCATCTACATGAATAATCGATGCTGAAGTATGAATATATCGTGAACAAATCCCAACAACAGCAGAAGGAACACCGTTACCAGACATATGCACACGACCAGCGTCCGTTCCTCCTTGGGAGATAAAGTATTGATACGGAATATTATTTGATTCTGCTGTATCTAAAATAAACTCTCTCATCCCACGATGGGTGATCATTGTTCTGTCAAAAATTCGAACTAGAGCACCTTTTCCTAAATGTCCGAATGCATCCTTTTCACCTGATGCATCATTCGCCGGACTAGCGTCTAATGCGTAAAAGATATCAGGCTTGATCATATTTGCAGCAACTTGTGCTCCGCGAAGACCTACTTCTTCTTGAACAGTGGCACCGGAATAAAGTATATTTGGCGTTTTCTCATCTTTTAATTCCTTTAATAACTCAATGGATAAACCAACACCGTAACGATTATCCCAAGCTTTTGCTATTACCTTCTTTTCATTTGCCATTTTTTCCATCGGACAGATTGGTACGATTTGCTGTCCTGGTTTAATCCCTATTTTAATTGCATCCTCTTTATTATCCGCTCCGATATCGATGTACATGTTTTTGATTTCCATCGGCTTACTAAGTTTAGCTTCGTCCAATAGATGTGGCGGAATAGAGCCTATCACACCGAGAACAGGTCCCTGATCAGTAATAATCTGTAACCGTTGTGCTAATAGCACTTGGCTCCACCATCCACCTAATGTTTGAAAGCGAATTAACCCTTTGTCTGTGATTGAAGTAACCATAAAGCCTACCTCATCCATATGACCAGCAACCATCACTTTAGGTCCATTTTCGTCACCTTTTTTTACACCAAAAACACCACCGAGTCCGTCTTGAATGACTTCATCACTATACTTTTTTAACTCTTCACGTACAAAAGCTCTTACTTGATGCTCAAAACCTGGTGCACCTGGCAATTGTGTTAACGTTTCAAATAATTCATATGTATCCTTCTTCATAAACTAACTCCTTTCACAGTACATCTAGAAATGTTATCCATTATCATTTTAACGAATTGTTTATCTTCTTTCCACTTTTTTCGTTTAACGAAATAGTTCTCTTTTAAAAATACCGATATGATGAACCTTATTTTTATTCTTTACTAAAGATTCATTTACAATCAGGAAAGAAAAATAATTAGTTATAATTGGCAATTGATTTGTAGTTCGCTATACTTAGGGTAGAATGTTTTCGAATAAAATTAGATATGATAAAGAGTGAGTTTAATGGAAAGAAGGTGGATTTATTGAGTTGGAAACGTTTTGCAGTAGGTGTTGGTGCTGGAGTAGCAGTTACACTAATAGCAAAAAATCAATTAGATAAAAACCAAGGGCAACTATCACCTGAAAAGGCTTTAAAAATGGTAAAAAGAAAAGCAGAATCTTTAGGCTCTATTGATGGATCTTGGGTTCATATGATTACAGAGGAATATGAACAAGATCAACTTAAATATGACGTATATAGAGGCGGCATTACTTGTACAGATGATTCTGGTTCGATGAGCGCTTACGAATTTTATGTAGACGCTTCTTCTGGAGCGATATTAAAACTCGAAAAACAAGAGGATTAATTAAGAGGTTGACTCAAAAGGTGCATTTTCACCTTTTGAGTCAACCTCTAATCTCTCATCATCTCTTAACATTCTTTACTCGTATTTTCATTTCCACTATCTCTTAAAACAGCCTCTTCAATCACTTTACCATCGTGTGACCATTTCACTGCTCGATATTTGTAATCATGATAGAACAAAAACCAAGCCCCCTCTTTTATAGCAGGTAATAGATGGTATTGCTTCATCGTTATCGAATCCATTGGATAATCATCATAAGCAAGTACCCAAAGAACATTTTGATGAGCATGTGTCGGCATCAAATCAGCCATATGAATAAGCTGTTCTCCATGACGGTTAATCTTTATAATACAATGGCCTGCACTGTGACCACCAGTGTGAACTAATTTAATACCTTCGACTATTTCTATTTCATTTTTAAAGTTTTTTACTTGCCGTTCTATTGGCTTCCAGTTTTCCTCATAATATGTATTTTTTGAACGGATATTAGGGTTTTTCAACTCCTCCCATTCTACTTCATTTATCCAGAAAGTAGCATTTGGAAATAGTGGCACATGATTTTCATCTTGTATTATTGCAGCACCACTAGCATGATCAAAGTGCATATGAGTCATCAGCACATCTGTAATGCTTAAAGTTGTTAACCCTAAGGAAAGGAGACTTTCTTCTAACTTTGCTTCTTCTGTTATCCCAAAGTTGCGCTTTGCCTTTTGTGAGTATTTCCCATTACCTATGCCAGTATCAACAAGAATATTTCTTCCTTCAACTTGAATGAGTATCGGGTCTGTACGCAATTCAATCTGATTTGTTTCATTACATGGATATTTTTTTACCCATAAAGGTTTTGGAACAACACCAAACATTGCTCCACCGTCCATATGGGTTACTCCACCATTCAGCCAAGTAAACGTCATATCAGCTATCTTCAATTGTTCTAAGGCCATTATATCCCTCCAATTAACGATATGCTTCTAAACGAAAAATTCTCATGCCCTTTTCAACATATCTCTCTTCATATTCAGTCATAATGTTATCTTCTAAGTCACTATTGTGTAAGTCTAAGCTTACGTTTTTTAGCTTTAGTCCAAACTGACTTAAAGATGCTAACGAATATTCAAAAAGTCCTTGATTATCTGTCTTAAAATGAATCTCGCCATTGTCTTTTAATACTTCCATATACTTCTTCAAAAACCCTTCATGTGTCAACCTTCTTTTTTCGTGGCGATTTTTCGGCCAAGGATCAGTGAAATTAATATATAGGCGATCAATTTCCTTATGTGCAAAAAAATCAGTTACTTTTTCTACATCGTCTTTAATTAGCTTAACGTTTTCTTGCGGGCTTTCAATAAGTCTTTCTACTCCAGTTAAAATGACGCTATCATATTTCTCCATCCCTATAACATTCCATTCTGGATGCTTTTCCCCTACTCTTGTAACGAATCGTCCTTTACCTGTACCGACTTCTACATGAATGGGGTGTTGATTATTAAACAACTCGCTCCATCTCCCTTTACATTCAGCAGGGTTAGGTACAACGATCTCCGGGTGCTCAGAAATAACTTGTGCAGCCCATGGTTTATTTCGTAAACGCATTTCCTTCACTCCAATTTAAACATACTCCATTTATCATATACAAAGTAACCGCAAATGTAAAAATGAATTTCATATCGTGTTTAGCTTCACCTTATCATGGGGAAAAGACATACAACTTGTCTGAATTATTTTAACTTTAATTTTTAAAGGAGTGTATATCGATGATTAAAATCAGTGAGGAAGTCATCTCTGAACTGAAGTATCTTTTGGACAAACAATTCTCAGGAAAAATGGAGGAAGGTGATTTTGATCAAATTAGCAGTAAAATAAAAATAATAAAAGAAGTAAACATTAATGAAAACTTTGTTGGTACTATTCAAGAATTAAATCATTATGTTGATAATTTTACAGAGTCAGAAAATGTTCAAGATTATGTAAGCGTGAATTATCCTAATATAAAAAGGTGGATTGATGAACTAACATTACTAGAGCAGGGCGGTGGTGCGGTTACAACAGATTATGAGCAACGTAAAGGTAGGGAAATTTAATCTCTTTTTGAATATTTCAATTCAAGAAAACACAACCTTTTATTAGTATTATTTTTTGGCTCTGTTAAATGGTGTTGATTTGCACGATAGTTACGAGACGCTGCGGAAGATACAAAGCGAGTATCCTGATGTGAAAATTAACAACAATATATAACATAGCTTATTTTTTTAAAAGGAAGTGGTTTCGATGACAATGAATTACCATCATCAGCTGCAATTATTAACAGATATATTAAAAAATCAACAAGATGAGAACTATGGTACCCATGACGAATATGAACAAGTCGAACATCTAATTAGTAACCTCCTTGAAAATAATGACGTACCAGATTCAATAAAAAGCGCTTTAATGAACGTGGAGCAGTTCGCCTATGCACATAATAAAGATGGAAACCAAGGTAACTTTTCACCTGATGAACTTCAAAAGTGGATCACAGATATCCAACAGGCGGAAATGGATAACAAGCATTATTAAATAAATACTGCTTGAATCAAAAAATGAGGAGTTTGACTGAAAGGGTAATAAACAACCTTTTTAGTCAAACTCCTATTGTTTTTAAGAAAGATGGAATTCCGTTTCATTAAAAAGTTGACTTAATAAATCCGTCCATCTAGAAATATCATGAAATTCTTGCCGCTGCCAATGCCATAAAATGGCTTCAACACATTGGGCTACCATATACCATCTTAGTCTTTTTTGTAAGTTTACATTTAGGTTAAGACCGTATTCATATAACCAATTTTCCCATTTATTTTTCGGTATATATAAATATAAAAGTGGTGCTAAGTCAAGTGCAGGGTCTGCAACAATAGCTCCATCCCAATCAATTAAGTACAAATTATCTTCGCTTATAATCCAGTTATTATGATTCACATCAGCATGACATACTACTTTTACACCAACATCTATTCCTTCAATGTGTTTTTTTAACCACTGAATACCTTCCATGACGTATGGATCCTTTATATCCATTTCACCAATTTTCCCACGTAATTCATCATACAATGTATGTGGAGATAATGGGTGATTTCCCATCCGCATAAACATATGGAGAAGTTCTTCTGATTGATGAATTTTAGATAATAATTTCGCCACACGATTTTGGGACATTTCAGGTGACTTTAACTCTCTCCCACTCACCCACTTTTGAGCAGTAATGACATCACCATTTTCTAATCGTCTTGTCCACAACAGCTTTGGAACAATCCCCTCAGCCGATAATACAGCTAAAAATGGAGAAGAGTTTCTCTTTATAAATATTTTATGTTCCCCCTGTTGAGCAATATAAGCTTCTCCGGTTGCTCCACCAGCAGGACGTAAGTTCCACTCATCACCCATAAAGTGTATCAATCTTTTCACCCTCATTTTCCTCATCTTGATGATGATCTTTGAGCAGCGCATCATAGAATCACCATGTAACAATTTTTTAAGCCTTTTATCATTGTAAGAAAGATTTCACCTATGTTCAACTTAAATGTTTAAAAAGTCAATTAGAAATTCTTCCCTTACATTTATTATAGCTCAAAAGCTACACTACACGGACATTATTTTTTAAATTAATATAACAACTGCTTATTATATATTCGGTGTGCGTTCCTGTGCATTTGCAACACAATGATACAAGAGTGCTTCTGCAATTTTTAACTGACCATGCTTTATAGGTGCAGCTTTCATAACTAGTCCTTTTTTCCAATCCTGTATTGTTCTACGGTCTATTTTTTTTATCGTATTCTGAGAAGGAGTTACATCAATATAGCTATCCTTTGCCATAATCGCTGTACGTATCGGACAAGATAAACCTGCTTCCACTAAAATAGGCTCAATTACTGTTCTCATTCTTTTAATGGATACAATTGGATTAATAAACTTCTCTTCTTTCGTTCCATTTATTCTCAACCAAAACCTTTCCGAGTCCGGACGAAATACCGTCTTTTCATTTCCAAATAACGGTGTTAATAACCATATCTCGAAAGGCGTAATAATAATAATATTTAAATCTACAGGCGCCTTTTTAACTAAAAATACTGGCTCATACAACACAAAACAAGTATCGGGGAGTTCCCTTAATAAAAAAGTTAACAAAGAATCGTGATAAAATCTTTTGTTGACGTATGATATTTCAGATATTGTTGAGCTTGCCCATTTTAATTGAAATTGAAAAAGATCATGAAGAAAACTTGTACGTAAATACTCCATACTAACTTCTTTTTTAGAAAGCCATGTACGTTCATTTTCTTTACTTTGTTTATTAAGTTGTGTCATTTTATTCCAAAGACCACCTATTTTATCTGTAACATGGCCTATTTTATCGTCACGTTCGCTATTCATAAAATCATCTTTTTGATGCTCTTTTTGAAGCTGATTCCATCTTTCTTTTTTAAGACGAACGTAACGACCTGGGTAACGATATATATCTATTTCATACCTTGAAATGTAATCTGATAGTTTGATGAGTTGCGCCATCTGTTCGACTCCATTCTAAAATCGATAGTTATGAAATCTATTTTACCTTGAAAGTTCAATTTTTGATACAGATGTATACATAGGTCTTTTCCCCGGATTTACTTCGAATAAATGAAGTGTGTCCACATCCCAGCTTACTTCTTGTTCTAAATACAACGATTGATTAAAAGAACTAGCTTTTAATGATTTAGCTATTGTGATATGTGGCTTAAAAGGTCTCTTCTCTAAAGGAAAACCACTTTCTTGCGCTAAACATATAATATTTTTATGTAGATTAAATAATGCATCACTTTGTGCTACCCCTCCCCAAATGACCCTAGGTTCCGCTTCTTTACCGAAATAGCCGATACTATTTAATGTAAGTGAGAAAGTACGCTGCGTCAGAGTCATTTTAAGTCTTTCCCATAATGTATGTGTTTTCTCCCAGCCACCTAAAAAGAGAAGTGTAAGATGAAAATCTTCTTTTGAAACTACCTTCTTAAAATAATGAGAAACATCTAATTCTTCCTGTTTACCTATTAATACTTGACTAACTTTATCAGATACTTTTACACCAATAAAATGATGCTTGTTGTTCATATTAAAACACCTTCTTTTTTCATTTTAATTTAGTATGTTACAATAGGGAAAGCGATTATGAATAAAAAGTGAACATCAATGCGTAATTTTTATCATATGTGATAAATCATAGAGTAAAGGAAGTGAAGGAATGCGTGTTGTTAATAATATGGCAGAGTTGATTGGAAATACGCCACTTGTAAAGCTGCAAAAAGTCCCTTCATCTGAGGGTGCATCTGTATATTTAAAATTAGAATTTATGAATCCAAGTGGAAGTGTAAAGGATAGAGCTGCCTTTAATATGATCATCCAAGCAGAAAAGGAAGGAATTATTAATAAAGATTCTGTCATTATAGAGCCTACATCAGGTAACACTGGGATAGGCCTCGCTATGAATGCAGCCGCAAGAGGCTATAGGGCAATCCTCGTCATGCCAGATACAATGTCACAAGAACGAATCAATTTATTAAAAGCATACGGTGCCGAGGTCGTATTAACTCCAGGTGATAAAAAGATGCCAGGTGCCATCGACAAAGCGCATGAGTTAGTAAAAGAAATACCAAACGGATTCATGCCAATGCAGTTTGAGAACCCAGCTAACCCTGATGCACATCGCGATACAACGGCTAAAGAAATAGTAGATTCCATGAATGTAATTGGAAAGCCATTATCTGCTTTTGTTGCCTCATCTGGCACTGGAGGAACAATAACTGGAACAGCAGAAGAACTTCAAAAATCTTATCCAAATATGACAACACACGTCGTTGAGCCTAAAGGTTCACCTGTCTTATCTGGTGGAAAACCAGGTCCTCATAAACTTGTTGGCACTAGCCCTGGCTTTGTACCTCCAATTTTAAATGAGGATGTATACGGTGAAATCTTTTGTATTTCTGATGAAGATGCATACAAAGTAACGAGGGATCTTGCAAGACTTGAAGGTATTTTAGTAGGGCCGTCATCAGGAGCCGCTTGCTTTGCAGCTTTACAGGTTGCTAAGAGATTAACACCTGAAGACGTTGTCGTTGCAATTGCTTGTGATACTGGTGAGCGTTACTTATCAACTGATTTATTTGATTTCGAAAGTGAATAATTCAAACTTGACGAAATGTAATGCTAGCAAGATGACGAAAATACCTTCTTGCTAGCTTTTCTTTATTTTCCATTGAAATATTTTATTTTGCCAACTCGAACAACGCTTGTGCATAAATCGCTGTCGCCTTTTTTAAATGATTAATTGAAATATATTCATTTGCTTGGTGTGCAACATCTTCTTGTCCAGGAAACATAGGTCCGAAGGCGACCCCAGCCTTAAGTGACCGTGCATAAGTTCCTCCACCGATAGCTATTGGCTTTCCATCATCTCCCGTATGCTCCTTATATACTTTACTCAACACTTGAATAAGAGGATGGTTTAAGTCTACTGCGTGTGGCCGTTCGTGCGTAATAATATTCAAGTCGAGTTGGTGTTTTGAGAAAACTTGAACTAATGTTTGACGAATATGTTCAAAGTTAGCCCCCTCTGGATACCGAAGGTTAACTCCAATTTCACCTTCCCCTTGTGAGTATTCCATCACACCGATATTTAACGTTATTGCACCTTTGTCCTCATCAGCATATGCTATTCCGATATGTTCCCCTTTCGTATCTTTGTAAAAATAACGATTTAATAAAGAAAAATACCGATCATCTTCCTCCGTCAAAGGTACGTGGCTGTAAATAAAATTAGCTAAATACAACCCACTATTAATTCCTTTATCAGGCTCAGAGCCATGTGCTGATCTACCATTTATTTTCAAGCATAACCGTCCCTCTTCCTCACTCACTTCACCATCTAATTGATGTCTCATTAAATACTTCTCAAAAAGCAGCCTCATACTATTTTTGTTAGCTCTAATTAATTGACATGTAGCAACCTCAGGAACCATATTTAAGCGTTCACCTGATTTGAACTGATAAACAACACTAGACTCGTTTTTATTAAACTGAGGGCGCAGCATGAAATCACAAATACCTTTTTCTGCATAAATTAATGGGAAATTTGCATCGGGGGCAAAACCAGCCATAGGCATTTTCTCATGTTTAAAATAATGTTCAACACACCTCCACTTACTTTCTTCGTCATTACCTAATATAATTCGAATTTTTTTCTGTATTGGTAGTTTCAACTCTTTGATAATCTTTAACGCGTAATAAGCAGCCATTGTCGGCCCCTTATCATCGATTGCCCCTCTTGCATATATGTTCCCATGACGTACTTCTGCACTATATGGGGGACTAGTCCACCCTCCACCTTCAGGAACAACATCTAAGTGGCAAAGAACCCCTATAATTTCATCACCATCTCCGAATTCTATATGACCTGCATAGCCATCCAGATCCTTAGTAATAAATCCATCACCATCGGCTAGTGATAGCATCCAATGATAGGCTTCACTAATTCCTTTTCCAAATGGAGCACCATCTGTGATTGTCTCCTCATCTAGCACGCTTTTTATTTGCAACAATTGTTGTGTATGAATAGTTAATTCCTTTTCTCTTTCATTTACTTCTTCATTCCAATTAATCATCTTTCTACCTCCATCCAAAAAAATAAACCTATTTTACCTGAAAAAAGAAAACGTTACTTTCACTCAAAAGGGCAAATCTGAGTCACCCTCTAAGTAATGTGCAGAGTACTGTAGGGAAACCCACTCATAGTAGAGTTTCAAAT is a window from the Evansella cellulosilytica DSM 2522 genome containing:
- the pepV gene encoding dipeptidase PepV; the protein is MINWNEEVNEREKELTIHTQQLLQIKSVLDEETITDGAPFGKGISEAYHWMLSLADGDGFITKDLDGYAGHIEFGDGDEIIGVLCHLDVVPEGGGWTSPPYSAEVRHGNIYARGAIDDKGPTMAAYYALKIIKELKLPIQKKIRIILGNDEESKWRCVEHYFKHEKMPMAGFAPDANFPLIYAEKGICDFMLRPQFNKNESSVVYQFKSGERLNMVPEVATCQLIRANKNSMRLLFEKYLMRHQLDGEVSEEEGRLCLKINGRSAHGSEPDKGINSGLYLANFIYSHVPLTEEDDRYFSLLNRYFYKDTKGEHIGIAYADEDKGAITLNIGVMEYSQGEGEIGVNLRYPEGANFEHIRQTLVQVFSKHQLDLNIITHERPHAVDLNHPLIQVLSKVYKEHTGDDGKPIAIGGGTYARSLKAGVAFGPMFPGQEDVAHQANEYISINHLKKATAIYAQALFELAK
- the cysK gene encoding cysteine synthase A, with translation MRVVNNMAELIGNTPLVKLQKVPSSEGASVYLKLEFMNPSGSVKDRAAFNMIIQAEKEGIINKDSVIIEPTSGNTGIGLAMNAAARGYRAILVMPDTMSQERINLLKAYGAEVVLTPGDKKMPGAIDKAHELVKEIPNGFMPMQFENPANPDAHRDTTAKEIVDSMNVIGKPLSAFVASSGTGGTITGTAEELQKSYPNMTTHVVEPKGSPVLSGGKPGPHKLVGTSPGFVPPILNEDVYGEIFCISDEDAYKVTRDLARLEGILVGPSSGAACFAALQVAKRLTPEDVVVAIACDTGERYLSTDLFDFESE